In Capsicum annuum cultivar UCD-10X-F1 chromosome 7, UCD10Xv1.1, whole genome shotgun sequence, one genomic interval encodes:
- the LOC107878634 gene encoding D-amino-acid transaminase, chloroplastic isoform X1 gives MDVSNSSLDHRSESAIATEAKNGEDFSVHVFSSSAELLEMLHEKWNSVKQQPYPAMYSSVYDGIILDPAMMVIPIDDHMVHRGHGVFDTGIIFDGYLYEMDVHLNRFLRSASKARIASPFTFSELKSILIQLSAASKCRKGTLRYWLSAGPGDFLLSPAKCPTSAFYAVVIDADFQQCKKGVKVITSTIPMKSPLFATMKNVNYLPNVLSIMEAEDKGAVSSIWVDEEGYIAEGPNVNVAFVNSDKELILPNFDKILSGCTALRLLQLAPKLVEQGRLKCVKTTAITFEDAKGASEMMYVGSTLPLLPIIMWDDKPIGNGEVGELTMALSDLLWEDMAAGPESQRIRVPYA, from the exons ATGGATGTCTCAAACTCTTCTCTTGATCACAGATCAG AATCAGCTATAGCGACGGAGGCTAAGAATGGTGAAGATTTCTCAGTTCATGTGTTCTCGTCCTCCGCCGAG TTACTTGAAATGTTGCACGAGAAGTGGAATTCAGTTAAGCAGCAACCTTATCCGGCAATGTATTCTAGTGTATATGATGGAATCATTCTTGATCCAGCAATGATGgttattccaatagatgatcaCATGGTTCATCGAGGACATGGTGTCTTTGACACGGGTATTATTTTTGACGG CTATCTGTACGAAATGGATGTCCACCTTAACCGCTTTCTTAGATCAGCATCCAAAGCCAGGATCGCGTCTCCATTTACATTTTCAGAACTTAAAAGCATTCTTATTCAACTTTCTGCAGCATCAAAGTGCAGGAAAGGCACTCTTAGATATTGGTTGAGTGCAGGGCCGGGGGACTTCTTACTCTCCCCAGCTAAATGCCCGACATCTGCATTCTATGCTGTGGTGATTGATGCCGATTTCCAACAATGCAAAAAAGGGGTAAAAGTGATAACTTCTACGATCCCCATGAAATCACCTCTGTTTGCTACTATGAAAAATGTGAACTACCTCCCCAATGTCCTCTCCATAATGGAGGCCGAGGATAAGGGAGCAGTTTCATCTATCTGGGTTGACGAAGAAGGTTATATCGCTGAGGGTCCAAATGTGAATGTTGCTTTTGTAAATTCTGATAAAGAGCTTATCTTGCCTAACTTTGATAAGATCCTAAGTGGATGCACTGCTTTGAGGCTTCTTCAACTTGCACCCAAGTTGGTCGAGCAGGGACGTTTGAAATGTGTCAAAACTACTGCCATCACATTCGAAGATGCCAAAGGAGCTTCCGAAATGATGTATGTTGGAAGCACACTTCCTTTATTACCAATTATCATGTGGGATGATAAACCTATTGGAAATG GGGAAGTGGGAGAATTGACGATGGCACTCTCGGACTTACTTTGGGAAGATATGGCAGCTGGCCCTGAATCACAGAGAATTCGAGTTCCATATGCTTAA
- the LOC107878634 gene encoding D-amino-acid transaminase, chloroplastic isoform X2, protein MSQTLLLITDQLLEMLHEKWNSVKQQPYPAMYSSVYDGIILDPAMMVIPIDDHMVHRGHGVFDTGIIFDGYLYEMDVHLNRFLRSASKARIASPFTFSELKSILIQLSAASKCRKGTLRYWLSAGPGDFLLSPAKCPTSAFYAVVIDADFQQCKKGVKVITSTIPMKSPLFATMKNVNYLPNVLSIMEAEDKGAVSSIWVDEEGYIAEGPNVNVAFVNSDKELILPNFDKILSGCTALRLLQLAPKLVEQGRLKCVKTTAITFEDAKGASEMMYVGSTLPLLPIIMWDDKPIGNGEVGELTMALSDLLWEDMAAGPESQRIRVPYA, encoded by the exons ATGTCTCAAACTCTTCTCTTGATCACAGATCAG TTACTTGAAATGTTGCACGAGAAGTGGAATTCAGTTAAGCAGCAACCTTATCCGGCAATGTATTCTAGTGTATATGATGGAATCATTCTTGATCCAGCAATGATGgttattccaatagatgatcaCATGGTTCATCGAGGACATGGTGTCTTTGACACGGGTATTATTTTTGACGG CTATCTGTACGAAATGGATGTCCACCTTAACCGCTTTCTTAGATCAGCATCCAAAGCCAGGATCGCGTCTCCATTTACATTTTCAGAACTTAAAAGCATTCTTATTCAACTTTCTGCAGCATCAAAGTGCAGGAAAGGCACTCTTAGATATTGGTTGAGTGCAGGGCCGGGGGACTTCTTACTCTCCCCAGCTAAATGCCCGACATCTGCATTCTATGCTGTGGTGATTGATGCCGATTTCCAACAATGCAAAAAAGGGGTAAAAGTGATAACTTCTACGATCCCCATGAAATCACCTCTGTTTGCTACTATGAAAAATGTGAACTACCTCCCCAATGTCCTCTCCATAATGGAGGCCGAGGATAAGGGAGCAGTTTCATCTATCTGGGTTGACGAAGAAGGTTATATCGCTGAGGGTCCAAATGTGAATGTTGCTTTTGTAAATTCTGATAAAGAGCTTATCTTGCCTAACTTTGATAAGATCCTAAGTGGATGCACTGCTTTGAGGCTTCTTCAACTTGCACCCAAGTTGGTCGAGCAGGGACGTTTGAAATGTGTCAAAACTACTGCCATCACATTCGAAGATGCCAAAGGAGCTTCCGAAATGATGTATGTTGGAAGCACACTTCCTTTATTACCAATTATCATGTGGGATGATAAACCTATTGGAAATG GGGAAGTGGGAGAATTGACGATGGCACTCTCGGACTTACTTTGGGAAGATATGGCAGCTGGCCCTGAATCACAGAGAATTCGAGTTCCATATGCTTAA